Part of the Methylovirgula sp. 4M-Z18 genome is shown below.
AAATGCTGCATTGTAGCCGAAGTGGTCGACAATCAAGCCAGCGGCTGAACCACTGGGCGAAGCGCCGACACCCTGCGCGATCGCCACAGCGCCCAGCGCCAGATTGTATCGGCCCGTCCCAGCCATCACGTCCGCGACGACGAGCGGCGTCAGCACGCCCCAGATGCCGGCGCCGAGACATCCGGCAACTGGACGCCGATCAACCAGGCACTGTTGTTCGACAACATGTAAAGTAGAGCCCGCAAAGGAAGAATTGCAAAGCCGATGAGCAGCACAGGCTTGCGGCCGCATTCCTCCGCCTTTCGTCCGGCCAAGAGCGCGATCGGCAGCACCACCACCTGGGCAGCGATTATGCACGATGACATCATCGCGGTGGCGAATTCCTTATTCGCGACTGCGAGTTTTGTCCAACGAGTGGCGGCAGCGGCGCGTTTGCAGAGTGGAACAGCATGGTGCTGTGCGCGAAGATCGCGAGTGGACGG
Proteins encoded:
- a CDS encoding MFS transporter is translated as MSSCIIAAQVVVLPIALLAGRKAEECGRKPVLLIGFAILPLRALLYMLSNNSAWLIGVQLPDVSAPASGAC